The stretch of DNA CGCCGAGCGCGCCGCCGAAGTCGTCGCGCTTGACGATCATCCGGTCGATGAGGCTCGGCGGGATATCCTCCTCGTCGAGATCGATCTCGGGCAGGTAGCGCCGGAGGGCCTTCATCGCCGCCTCCTTCGTGAGGCTCTCGATATCGGCGCCGACGAAGCCGTGCGTCTCGTCCGCGAGGTGATCGAGGCTCACGTCGTCGGAAAGCGGCATCCCGCGGGTGTGAATCTGGAGAATCTCTTTCCGACCCTCCTCGTCGGGCACGCCGATCTCGATTTCGCGGTCGAACCGCCCCGGCCGACGGAGCGCGGGGTCGACCGAGTCGACGCGGTTCGTGGCGGCGATGACGATGACCTGGCCCCGCGTTTCGAGGCCGTCCATCATCGTCAGGAGTTGGGCGACGACCCGGCGCTCCACCTCGCCGGTCACGTCCTCACGCTTGGGTGCGATGGAGTCGAGCTCGTCGATGAAGATGATCGACGGCGACTCGTCTTTGGCGTCCTCGAAGATCTCGCGCAACTGCTGTTCGGACTCGCCGTAGTACTTCGAGATGATCTCCGGGCCCGCGATGGAGAAGAAGGACGCGGAGGTTTCGTTGGCGACGGCCTTCGCGAGGAGGGTCTTCCCGGTCCCCGGCGGGCCGTGGAGGAGGACACCCTGTGGGGGTTCGATCCCTAGCTTCTTGAATATCTGCGGGTGCTTCATCGGGAGTTCGACCATCTCCCGGACCCGCTGGATCTCGCTTTGCAGGCCGCCGATGTCCTCGTACGTGATGCCGCCGCCCGTCTTCTCGAAGCCCGAGATGGGCTCTTCGCGCAGTTCGACCTCGGTGTCCTCGGTCACGAGACAGACGCCCTCGGGCTCCGTCTCGACGGCGATCAGCGGGATGGCCTGCCCCGGCGACCGCATGAACGGGTGGTTCGTACTCGACATGACCGGGACGATGTCGCGTTCGACCACCGGTCGCTTGAGGATCTGGCGTTTCACCATGCCGGCGGCGTCGGAGCCGAACTGGACGCTCGCCTCCTCCGGCGGCGCGAGGACGAGTTTCTCGGCTTTCGTCGCCTCGGCCTTCCGAATCGTGACGCGTTCGCCGATGCCCACGTCCGCGTTCTGTCGGGTGAACCCGTCGATGCGGACCGTATCGGTGTTCCAGTCCTGTCGATCGGCACGCCACACCTTCGCCGCCGTCGTGTCGGCCCCCTCTATCTCGATGATATCACCTGGCGACAGCTTCAGGTGAAGGAGCGTATCGGGGTCCAGTCTGGCGATGCCACGTCCCGAGTCGTTCGGGTACGCTTTCGCCACTTCGAGTTGCACTTCGTTCATGATATACCCGCGAGGATGGTCGTGTCTCGGTGGTGGGGCCGGATAAGTTTGTTGTCCCGTCCCGTGGCCGTCGATCGTGTCATGCCGTAGCATACGGCGAGGGCCTACAAACCCCTACCGATCCCGGCCGGATCGGCCGTCGACGGTCGCAAGCCGTTTGCCCGTCGAGAGCGAGCGACCCGTATGAAGACGCTCGCGTTCGACGGTTGCATGGGAGCGAGCGGCGACATGGTGTGTGCGGCGCTCGTCGCCGCCGGCGCCGACCCCGCCGTCCTCTCCCCCGTCGAGGACGCCCTCGACGTGCGCTACGCCGTCGGCTCGACGATCAAAGTCGGCATCGCGGCGACGACCGTCGACGTGGTGCTGAACGAGGGGGACGAGGACCACTCGCACAGTCACGATCACGACCACACTCACGCCGAGGGCCACGGTCCCAACCGAACCTACGCCGAGGTCGTCGCCCTCGTCGAGGGTCTCGACCTCCCCGCCGAGGTCGAACGCGACGCCCTCGCCGTCTTCCGCCACCTCGGGGAGGCGGAGGCGGCGGTCCACGGCACCGACCTCGACGACACGCACTTCCACGAGGTGGGCGCCGACGACGCCATCGCGGACGTGGTCGGGGCCTGCCTCCTCCTCGCGGATCTCGACGTGGAGCGCGTCGTGACGACGCCGGTGTCGGCCGGCGGCGGCACGGTCACGATGAGCCACGGCACCTACCCTGTCCCCGCGCCCGCAGTCGCCGAAATCGCGGCCGACGCCGACTGGTCGCTCCGTGGCGGCCCGGTCGACCGCGAACTCCTGACGCCGACGGGGGCGGCCCTCCTCGCCGAACTCGCCGACGGCGTCGAACGGCTCCCCGCCCTCGACGTCGACGCCGTCGGCTACGGCGCCGGCGACGCCAACCTTCCCGACCGCCCGAACGCCCTTCATGCCCTCGTCGGCGACGGTGGCGGCGGCCTGCGACGCGAGGCCATCTCCGTCCTGGAGACGACCGTCGACGACGTGACCCCCGAGGTGCTGGGGAGCTTACAGGAGACGCTCGCGGCGGTGGGCGCCCGTGACGTGTCCATCGTGCCGACGACGATGAAGAAGTCGCGGCCGGGTCACCTCGTGAAGGTGGTCGTCGACCCCGCGGACGCGGGCGCCGTCGCCCGCCGCCTCGCCGAGGAGACGGGGACGCTCGGCGTACGCGAGGGGAGTGCCCGCCACCGCTGGGTCGCGGACCGGGCGTTCGAGACGGCGACGCTGACGGTCGAGGGTGAGACGTACGACGTGGCAGTCAAGGTTGGCAGCGACGCCGACGGCACCGTCTTCGACGTGAGCGCGGAGTACGACGACGCGCTGGCGGTCGCCAACGAGACCGACCTCCCGGTGCGCGAGGTGTTGCGGCGGGCGGAGGCGGCCGTTGCCGACGGCTCGGAGTGACGGGCTCGTACCCCGGCACCGAGGCGTGCCCATGGATCGCGAGCGCTACGCCTCGGGTACCGAGTGGGAGTCGGCGGTCGGTTACTCTAGGGCCGTCCGGACCGGCGACGACGATGGTGCAGGTCGAGCGACTGATCGATCCCGAGATGCTCGTCGAGGTGGAGGCCGTCGCGCGGGATTAGCTTCGGTGTTCGTCCAGCGCTTCCTCGACGGTGAGGTCGCCGGCGGCGACCCGGCGGGCCAGCCCCTCGTCGATGGTGCGGTCGTCGCTCGACAGCTGTCGGGAGCGGTCCTTGATCCGCTGGAGTTCACCCGCCGTGGGGTCGACCTCGCGGGAGTCGATCCGGTCCCCCTCTAGCCGGGCGATGTTGACCGCGGCGAGCACGTCGCCCATCCCCCGCGCGCCGGTGCCGAGGTAGGGTGTCGTCCCCGTCTCGTCGACGAGTTCGACCGTCACGTCGTCGAGGTCGTTCACCAGTCGAGCGCCTTGGAGGCGCGCACCGTCGCCGATCCGGACGATCGGATCGACGGCGTCGGCCACCTCCCGGCGAACCGTCTCCACGGCGTCGCCGAGCGGCACTTGGAACGCGGCGACGACCGTCTCGCCGGCGAGGACGGCGATGCCCGGTCGGACCCCGGGGTCGACGCCGACGACCGTCCGCCCCCCGCCGCTGCGGAGATGAGCGAGCGCCTCGTCGACGGCGCGGCGGGCGTCGGCCGCGGTCGCAGTGACGCGCTCGGCGTCCCCGGCCACGTCGTCGTCCGGGGCAGCGATCACGACCGACGCCGCCTCGGGGAGGTCGTCGCCGGATTCGACGGTGGTGAAAGCCACGCCGCGGTCCCGGAGTAGCGCGACGACTTCGTGGTACAGTTCGAAATCGGCGGTGGCGACGACGATCACGGCCCGCGTTGGCCCCCGGAGGGGTAAAACGTGTCGTGCGTGAGACGTCGGGCGACGGCGGGCGGAACGCCGACCGCCGTGTCGAGGGTTTATGATCCACACCGACCGAGAGGGAGTGTGTCCGAGCCAGAGCCAGTGCCCACCGGCTGTCCCCCGCTCGACGACCTGCTCGGCGGCGGCTTCGAGCGCGGCACCGTCACGCAGGTGTACGGCCCGCCCGCCGCCGGGAAGACGAACCTCGCGCTCTCGGCGGCGGTACAGGTCGCCGCCGGCGGGGGGACGGCGGTGTACGTCGATACGGAAGGGCTCTCGGTCGACCGGTTCCGCCAACTCGCGGCGGCCGAGGAGCGGCGGCCGACGGCCGACGACGCGGACGACCTGGAGGCGATCACCTCCCGTATCGTCGTCAGCGAGGCTCACGACTTCGCCGAACAGGAGGAGGCGGTTCGCGACGCCGCCGACTTCGCACCGCGGGCGGAGCTGATCGTCCTCGACAGCGCGACGGGCTTCTACCGCCTCGAACGTCACGACGACGACGAGGGCGAGACGCTCCGTCGGGTCGGCCGACAGGTGACGCATCTCCTCTCGCTCGCCCGGAAACACGACCTCGCGGCGGTGGTGACGAATCAGGTGTTCACCGATCCCGACGGCGACCGGTCGCGGGCGCTCGGGGGCCACACCCTGGATCACTGGACCGGGACGGTCCTGCGGTTGGACCGGTTCCGTGGTGGCAATCGGCGGGCGACGCTGGAGAAACATCGGTCGAAAGCAGCCGGCGAGACGGCGACGTTCAGTATCACCGGCGAGGGGCTGGCCGCGGGCGAGAAGACGCTATAGCTCGCCGAGCTTCCGCAGGAGCTGGCCCCGGTACTGCTCGTCGGCGATGAGCCCCTTCAGTTCGAGAACGTTGCGTTCGAGCGTGTCGGCGGCGATGTTGAACGCGTGGTCGGCGCCGTAGCCCTCGCCGGAGCCGGCGACTTGGCCGCGGTTCGTCCGCAGGCGGATCTGACACTGGATCAGCGGGGTGCCACGGAGCTTCTCCTTGTGTTCGTGAAAGCGGACGTGGGCGTGGTGGACCTGCATCTCCTGGTACTTGTCGGCCACCTCGGTGATGCCTCGGACGATCTCCTCCCGGCTGATGGTGTCCAGCAGGGCGACGTTGGTGATCTGGACGTCCATCTGCCCCTCCTCGGTGAAGGTGAGGGCACGGAGCACGTCGGTCTTGGTGAGAACGCCCCCGACCCGGTCCTCGTCCCCCTCGTCCGTGACGACGAGCCCCGAGACATCGTTGTCGAGCATCTGCCGGACCGCCTCCTCGACGGTCGCGTCGTCGTCAGTCGTCAGCACTGGACTGGTCATCAGATCGTAGACGGGGAGATCGAGCATCCGATCGATGTCGCCGCGGCGGTCGCCCCGACCCTGCCGGTCGGCGTCGCGGACGACGAACTCGACGATGTCGTGGGTCGTGAGGACGCCGACGAGCGTGTCGTCCTCGTCGACGACGGGAAGTCGGGAGATGCCGTGTTCGCGCAGCCGGTTGATCGCCTGTCCGACGTGGGCCTTCTCGCGGATAGTTACCACGTCCGCCGTCTCGATCTGTTCGACGGTCAGCGCGTCGAGGCTGTCGAGGACGGCCTCCAAGATGGCGTCGGCCGTGATGATCCCCCAGAGTCGCTCACCCTCGTAGACGGGTGCGACCTTGGTGTTCCCCTCGACGAGGACGCGGGCCACCTCGCGAACGTCCTCCGTGCGGTCGACGCGCGGCGCGGACTTCATCAGCACGCCGGCTTTCGTGCCGTCTTCGATCCGCGAGCGAACCAGGTCGCGCTCACCGACAACGCCGGCGTACTCCCCGTCGCGCGTAACGATGAGGCCCTTGGGGTTCTCGCGGTCGAAAATAGAGCGGACCTTCCCCAGCCGCTCGTCCGCGTCGACTTCGATGTACTCGGAGGTCGCAATCTCGGCGATATCCATAGCTACAGGGAGTTCACCCGATGGCTTCAAAGTTGTTTCTTCACCGCCGTCGTCGTGCGAAGGCGTGACAGCTGCCCGACGACGGTCGCACGGAGGGCGACGCGCTCGCGTCGGAACGGTCGGCGCCACGTGACGAACCGGCCGTCGCGCAACCGACCGCGTCACTCGGTCCAGCCCGTCACGTGGGGCGAACTCGCGATGAGTCCGTCGACGCCACGCCGCGAGAGAGCCCACGCGTTGACCGCGAGTCCCGGGCGACGACGCCGG from Haloplanus salinus encodes:
- the larC gene encoding nickel pincer cofactor biosynthesis protein LarC, whose translation is MKTLAFDGCMGASGDMVCAALVAAGADPAVLSPVEDALDVRYAVGSTIKVGIAATTVDVVLNEGDEDHSHSHDHDHTHAEGHGPNRTYAEVVALVEGLDLPAEVERDALAVFRHLGEAEAAVHGTDLDDTHFHEVGADDAIADVVGACLLLADLDVERVVTTPVSAGGGTVTMSHGTYPVPAPAVAEIAADADWSLRGGPVDRELLTPTGAALLAELADGVERLPALDVDAVGYGAGDANLPDRPNALHALVGDGGGGLRREAISVLETTVDDVTPEVLGSLQETLAAVGARDVSIVPTTMKKSRPGHLVKVVVDPADAGAVARRLAEETGTLGVREGSARHRWVADRAFETATLTVEGETYDVAVKVGSDADGTVFDVSAEYDDALAVANETDLPVREVLRRAEAAVADGSE
- the radB gene encoding DNA repair and recombination protein RadB, yielding MSEPEPVPTGCPPLDDLLGGGFERGTVTQVYGPPAAGKTNLALSAAVQVAAGGGTAVYVDTEGLSVDRFRQLAAAEERRPTADDADDLEAITSRIVVSEAHDFAEQEEAVRDAADFAPRAELIVLDSATGFYRLERHDDDEGETLRRVGRQVTHLLSLARKHDLAAVVTNQVFTDPDGDRSRALGGHTLDHWTGTVLRLDRFRGGNRRATLEKHRSKAAGETATFSITGEGLAAGEKTL
- a CDS encoding CDC48 family AAA ATPase; amino-acid sequence: MNEVQLEVAKAYPNDSGRGIARLDPDTLLHLKLSPGDIIEIEGADTTAAKVWRADRQDWNTDTVRIDGFTRQNADVGIGERVTIRKAEATKAEKLVLAPPEEASVQFGSDAAGMVKRQILKRPVVERDIVPVMSSTNHPFMRSPGQAIPLIAVETEPEGVCLVTEDTEVELREEPISGFEKTGGGITYEDIGGLQSEIQRVREMVELPMKHPQIFKKLGIEPPQGVLLHGPPGTGKTLLAKAVANETSASFFSIAGPEIISKYYGESEQQLREIFEDAKDESPSIIFIDELDSIAPKREDVTGEVERRVVAQLLTMMDGLETRGQVIVIAATNRVDSVDPALRRPGRFDREIEIGVPDEEGRKEILQIHTRGMPLSDDVSLDHLADETHGFVGADIESLTKEAAMKALRRYLPEIDLDEEDIPPSLIDRMIVKRDDFGGALGEVEPSAMREVLVELPKITWDDVGGLEEPKQNVKEAVEWPLSSPEKFDRMGIEPPKGVLLYGPPGTGKTLMAKAVANETNANFISVRGPQLLSKWVGESEKAIRQTFRKARQVAPTVIFFDELDSLAPSRGNEVGNNVSERVVNQLLTELDGLEEMGNVMVIGATNRPDMIDPALLRSGRFDRLVFIGEPEQEGREQILKIHTQNSPLAPDVSLREIAEITDGYVGSDLESIAREAAMVALRESEGAEEVEMRHFRQAMENVRPTITDDIMDYYEQIEEQFKGGGGESFAGRGSGGRIGFQ
- a CDS encoding CBS domain-containing protein; this translates as MDIAEIATSEYIEVDADERLGKVRSIFDRENPKGLIVTRDGEYAGVVGERDLVRSRIEDGTKAGVLMKSAPRVDRTEDVREVARVLVEGNTKVAPVYEGERLWGIITADAILEAVLDSLDALTVEQIETADVVTIREKAHVGQAINRLREHGISRLPVVDEDDTLVGVLTTHDIVEFVVRDADRQGRGDRRGDIDRMLDLPVYDLMTSPVLTTDDDATVEEAVRQMLDNDVSGLVVTDEGDEDRVGGVLTKTDVLRALTFTEEGQMDVQITNVALLDTISREEIVRGITEVADKYQEMQVHHAHVRFHEHKEKLRGTPLIQCQIRLRTNRGQVAGSGEGYGADHAFNIAADTLERNVLELKGLIADEQYRGQLLRKLGEL